The proteins below come from a single Streptomyces spongiicola genomic window:
- a CDS encoding DoxX family protein: protein MKLPTGRVRHSGGPDGATSSFAVGAADAGVLLLRLAVGLVLAGHGAQKLFGWFDGPGLDGAGRGFSQLGWDPGVFYAGLAGVAELLGGLGLAAGLLTPLSAAACVGVMVGAMAIAPVIGLWSAAGTAFVYPMVLAVGALTVAAVGPLRLSLDARFPWRDGGWAPAGVALVLGLAGAFVVLALK, encoded by the coding sequence ATGAAACTCCCGACCGGGCGTGTCCGGCATTCCGGGGGCCCCGACGGGGCCACGTCGTCCTTCGCGGTGGGCGCGGCCGACGCCGGCGTGCTGCTGCTGCGGCTGGCCGTCGGCCTGGTCCTGGCAGGGCACGGGGCGCAGAAGCTGTTCGGCTGGTTCGACGGCCCCGGCCTGGACGGGGCGGGCCGGGGCTTCTCCCAGCTCGGCTGGGACCCCGGCGTCTTCTACGCGGGCCTGGCGGGGGTCGCCGAGTTGCTGGGCGGGCTGGGCCTTGCCGCCGGGCTGCTGACTCCGCTCTCGGCGGCGGCCTGCGTCGGGGTCATGGTCGGCGCCATGGCGATCGCCCCGGTGATCGGCCTGTGGTCGGCCGCCGGCACCGCCTTCGTCTATCCGATGGTCCTGGCCGTCGGCGCGCTCACCGTCGCCGCCGTGGGACCGCTGCGGCTCTCGCTCGACGCGCGTTTCCCGTGGCGGGACGGCGGCTGGGCCCCGGCGGGGGTCGCCCTGGTCCTGGGGCTCGCGGGGGCGTTCGTCGTCCTGGCGCTGAAGTAG